CATCGCGTTCGAGGGCGGCGAGGGGTCGGGGAAGACCACCCAGTCCAGGTTGCTGGCGATCTGGCTGCGTGACCAGGGCTTCGACGTCGTGCAGACCCGTGAGCCCGGATCGACCAAGGTGGGGATGCGGCTGCGGGCGATCCTGCTCGACGCGGTGCACCAGGGGCTGTCCGCGAGGTCCGAGGCGCTGCTGTACGCGGCCGACCGGGCCGAGCACGTGGAGAAGGTCATCCGCCCGGCCCTGTACCGGGGTTCGATGGTGATCTCCGATCGCTACGTCGACTCGTCGCTCGCCTACCAGGGCGCGGGCCGGGCCCTGGACACCGAGGACGTCACGAGGATCAACAGCTGGGCCACCGGCGGGCTCGTCCCCGACCTCACCGTGCTCATCGACACCCCGCCGTCGGTGGGACTGGCCCGGCTGGGCGGGGCCGCCGACCGTATCGAGTCGGAGCCCCTGGAGTTCCACGAGCGCGTCCGCCGCGAGTTCCGGGCGCTGGCCGCCGCCGAGCCCGACCGCTACCTGGTCGTCGACGGGACCCTGCCCCAGAACCAGATCTCCCTGGTCATCCACGACCGGGTCCGCGAGATCCTGCCCGATCCGGTGCCGCAGGAGTCGGAGGACGTCACCGGGACCATGCCCGCGATCCGCGACTGAGCCAGCGTTCCCGGTGGTGGTCGGCACGGTGTGTCCGTACCGGGCCGGGAGCGCGATCGGCGGCTGAGCCAGCGTTCCCGATGGTGGTCGGCACGGTGCGTCCGTAACGGGCCGGGAGCGCGATCCGCGACTGAGCCCGCGTCCCCGACGGTAGGTTGGGGGGCGTGGGAGTCTTTGATGATCTTGTGGGGCAGGAGCGGGCCGCCGCGACGCTCCGCCGGGCGGCGGCGGCCGGGGCCGACCTGCTGGCCGGGGGGCGCGGTGCCGGGATGACCCACGCGTGGCTGTTCACCGGGCCGCCCGGGTCCGGGCGCGAGGAGGCCGCGCGGGCGTTCACCGCCGCGCTGTTCTGCCCCGACCAGGGGTGCGGCCACTGCGACATGTGCCACCAGGTGGCGGTCGGCTCCCACCCCGACCTGGAGATCGTCCGCCCGCAGGGGCTCTCGTACGGCATCAAGGACACCCGGCGGCTCATTCTGCGCGCGGCCGGGGCGCCGACGCTGGGCCGCTGGCGGGTCGTGCTGTTCGAGGACGCCGACCGGGCGACCGAGGGGGCGTCCAACGCGCTGCTCAAGGCGATCGAGGAGCCGCCGCCGAAGACGGTGTGGCTGCTCTGCGCGCCCTCCCCGGACGACATGATGATCACCATCAGGTCCCGCTGCAGGCTCGTCACGCTCGTCACCCCGCCCACCGCGGCGGTCGCCCACGTGCTGGCCACGCGCGAGAACGTGCCGCCGACGATGGCGGAGTTCGCCGCCAGGGCCGCCCAGGGGCACATCGACCGCGCCCGCAGGCTGGCCCTGGACGGGGAGGCGCGTGCGCGCCGCGAGGCGGTGCTGTCCATCCCCCGGTCGCTCACCGGCGTCGGGGAGTGCGTGATGGCCGCCGAGCGGCTGGTGAAGACCGCCGAGGACGAGGCCGCCGCGGTCACCGCGGTGCTGAACGAGTCGGAGATCACCGAGCTGCGCCAGGTCTACGGCGAGGGCTCTACGGGCAAGGGGCTCAACAGGGGCCTGATCCGCGGCGGTGCCGGGGCGCTCAAGGATCTTGAGGATCGGCAGAAGTCCCGGGCGACCCGCACCAAGCGCGACGTCATCGACGCGTCCCTGCTCGACCTGGTGGCGTTCTACCGCGACGTGCTGGCGGTGCAGTTCGGCGCGCACGTGGAACTGGCCAGCGAGGACCGCCGCGCCGACCTGGACGACCTGGCCCGCGCCTCCACGCCGGAGGACACCCTGCGCAGGATCGACGCGATCATGCGCTGCCGGAGGCGGCTGGCGTCCAACGTCAGCCCGCAGATGGCGGTCGAGTCGATGACCATCTCCCTGCACCGGCCCCGGCTCTGAACCGGTCTCGTCCCCGAGCCTCGTACCGGGCTTGACCTCGGGTTGGGCGGGCCTCGGTTCCACGTCGGGCCGGGCCGGTGCTGAGCCGTGCCGGCCTCGACTTCGATCCGGTTCGTGACGGGAGGCAACCCGGGGGCGGTTTCCGCGTCTCTTGGTCATGCAACCCGAAACGTTGGGCGTGGGCAGACCCGAGCCCGCTGAGACGATCAGCGGGCTCTACGCCGGGCACGCGCTAGGGCTGACCCGGCTGGCCCTGCTCATGATCGGGGATCGCGAGTCCGCCGAGGACGTGGTGCAGGAGGCGTTCCTCGGTCTCCATCGCCGGTTCGGCCGGCTGAGGGATCCGGAGAAGGCACTCGTCTATCTGCGCAGTGCCGTGTTGAACAACGCGCGCACCGTGCTGCGTCGCAGGCGGCTGCCCTCGTGGTTCGCCGGGACGTACACGCCGCCCGTCTGGTCGGCCGAGTCCGAGGCGATGCTCGGCGACGAGCGCCGGGCGGTCGTCGAGGCTCTCCACCGGTTGCCGCGCCGGCAGCGCGAGGTGCTGCTGCTGCGCTTCTACGCGGACCTGTCGGAGGACGAGACCGCCAGGGCCATGGGGATCAGTCGCGGCACCGTCAAGTCCACCACGCATCGGGCGCTGAACGCGCTCGGCCGTCTCCTGGGGGATAACCAGTGAACGAGATCGTCAACCGGCTGCGGGACGCGGCCGGAGCCGTTGGGGAGACCGTTCAGGACGTCCCCGCCTTCAGGCCGCCGCCGCCTCGTACGAGAAGATCCTGGGTCG
This region of Streptosporangium sp. NBC_01495 genomic DNA includes:
- a CDS encoding SigE family RNA polymerase sigma factor; its protein translation is MGRPEPAETISGLYAGHALGLTRLALLMIGDRESAEDVVQEAFLGLHRRFGRLRDPEKALVYLRSAVLNNARTVLRRRRLPSWFAGTYTPPVWSAESEAMLGDERRAVVEALHRLPRRQREVLLLRFYADLSEDETARAMGISRGTVKSTTHRALNALGRLLGDNQ
- a CDS encoding DNA polymerase III subunit delta' yields the protein MGVFDDLVGQERAAATLRRAAAAGADLLAGGRGAGMTHAWLFTGPPGSGREEAARAFTAALFCPDQGCGHCDMCHQVAVGSHPDLEIVRPQGLSYGIKDTRRLILRAAGAPTLGRWRVVLFEDADRATEGASNALLKAIEEPPPKTVWLLCAPSPDDMMITIRSRCRLVTLVTPPTAAVAHVLATRENVPPTMAEFAARAAQGHIDRARRLALDGEARARREAVLSIPRSLTGVGECVMAAERLVKTAEDEAAAVTAVLNESEITELRQVYGEGSTGKGLNRGLIRGGAGALKDLEDRQKSRATRTKRDVIDASLLDLVAFYRDVLAVQFGAHVELASEDRRADLDDLARASTPEDTLRRIDAIMRCRRRLASNVSPQMAVESMTISLHRPRL